From a single Scylla paramamosain isolate STU-SP2022 chromosome 28, ASM3559412v1, whole genome shotgun sequence genomic region:
- the LOC135114822 gene encoding uncharacterized protein LOC135114822 isoform X2: MQRNAENKRDQYRKKQEEIDNRLREAGMYEDGLSQETKAQLLQFLEESRESARLEEEERQILQRKEQRIMAETLSKSSMQKESGGSSSRCRRVEMDVEEAVVVSRSAARHIRQKAEPGPSATPRSSVASVNKSTSDHVARLHKQAEDEDEDLVLLPQEEVDDPECQVIKTSNESPSREMEPLKIGKRKSLESVEEITPTPSSQPCPSPVIISPLIGKSRTTSTNTITSTVMSDDDSDPSTVSPPHKSQKVQEERLPNPRVILVPLSQTISPRKNTISFSEKEHTSPRSYTPTTNNLTLSHTKITSLHSSSLTKKSSPRKSSISSLTNSPNFSEETVIYNSNSSSSCNLSTSVTPSPSKNASAHTSVKKSGTTNFSQNSMTSSIRRNIASYFVEDSNVSRNCTSSVSSSLGASITKPFPSTTTITTSTITTTNTNTNTNTNTTTTTTASDAAAATSTTITTTTSDKEVEEPENSPDGLPESDPDDKITLRTAILRSINVFNPKPVHEVILERKRPFPSEAVDKCYYQGPNESRQQCRSRILALMNDMKVCLQQHQRTLPPLPMPQPVTVDWRLKHYSLERTRPAFRRIAQRKQLEEEMQREESKRSTRQAAKFSREALDPVPGPSKTEETSRGHRLGNGRTLGLRRGKKSAIIPLPEVTSDSDSDLETGRISPPLPSSSQNTPLPCPLKAGGTVPEPKNKAESQSQQCRKTVLLDLGSEGSDNECLLESGAAKSNSNLCLSPEMHRDVAASPTDPPSELCIIEDEQPRPKLARPAIRRVVRQGTRRPMSESTGSFPTKIRKIHTPNTETSTTDRVPEQTNQLSPDSSDLTPSFEDPSEWNTEQRRDQEEEQEGEKIPCPICQRLYPLQEIEMHASDCAELEDSQQLELNQGSRRPRRMNEETATAVVSSSNKSKECNKKQKSKLYKEILNNPEDLQFHFQSCNRMEEAEDDDDSLFPSTSCSSSAVRQTNRRNVKVPGQTLTQEVIRGRGGASQAGNLLRNLEDKPS, encoded by the exons ATGCAGAGGAATGCTGAGAATAAGCGGGACCAGTAcagaaagaaacaggaggagataGACAATCGGctgagag AGGCAGGCATGTATGAGGATGGCCTCAGCCAGGAGACAAAGGCTCAGCTGCTGCAGTTCCTGGAAGAATCACGTGAATCAGCACgcctggaagaggaagaaaggcaaaTCCTCCAAAGGAAGGAGCAGAGGATAATGGCTGAGACTCTCAGTAAATCCTCCATGCAAAag GaaagtggtggtagcagcagcaggtgtaGGAGGGTGGAGATGGATGTAGAAGAGGCAGTTGTAGTAAGCAGATCAGCAGCTCGACACATACGACAAAAGGCTGAACCAGGTCCTTCAGCAACTCCTAGGTCAAGTGTAGCATCAGTCAACAAGTCCACAAGTGACCACGTAGCCAGACTGCACAAACAGGCCGAGGACGAGGATGAAGATCTTGTCCTTCTGCCACAAGAGGAGGTGGATGATCCTGAGTGTCAGGTTATCAAGACCAGTAATGAATCCCCCAGCAGAGAAATGGAACCCCTTAAGATAGGCAAGAGAAAGAGCCTTGAAAGTGTTGAAGAAATCACTCCCACTCCTTCTAGCCAGCCATGCCCTTCCCCAGTGATAATTTCCCCCCTCATTGGCAAGAGCAGAACGACCTCCACtaacaccatcacctccacagtGATGTCGGATGATGATAGTGACCCAAGCACGGTGTCACCACCACATAAATCCCAAAAGGTACAAGAGGAAAGACTTCCGAACCCTCGTGTAATTCTGGTTCCCCTCAGTCAGACCATTTCCCCAAGGAAGAATACCATCTCATTCTCTGAGAAAGAGCATACATCACCTAGGAGTTATACACCAACTACAAACAATCTtactctctctcatacaaagaTTACTTCTCTTCACAGTTCCTCTCTAACTAAAAAATCTTCCCCACGAAAGAGTTCCATTTCATCCCTTACGAATTCACCTAATTTCTCTGAAGAGACGGTCATCTATAACtcaaactcttcctcctcttgtaatTTGTCTACTTCAgtcactccttctccttcaaaAAATGCCAGTGCTCATACCTCAGTAAAGAAGTCAGGCACTACCAACTTCTCACAGAACTCAATGACATCCTCTATCAGGAGGAACATAGCTTCATATTTTGTGGAGGATTCCAACGTTTCCAGGAATTGTACATCATCTGTCAGTTCATCTTTGGGAGCATCTATCACCAAGccctttccttccaccaccaccatcaccaccagtaccattaccactaccaataCCAATACCAATACCAAtacgaataccaccaccactaccactgcaagtgatgctgctgctgctacctcaacaaccatcaccactaccacatcagACAAGGAGGTTGAGGAGCCAGAAAATTCTCCAGATGGTTTACCAGAGTCTGACCCGGATGATAAGATCACCCTGCGTACTGCCATACTGCGCAGTATCAATGTCTTCAACCCCAAACCAGTCCATGAAGTGATCCTTGAGCGAAAACGACCCTTCCCTTCAGAGGCAGTTGATAAATGCTATTATCAGGGCCCTAATGAGTCTCGACAGCAGTGCAGGAGCAGAATCCTTGCTTTAATGAATGATATGAAGGTTTGTTTGCAACAACATCAGCGCACTCTCCCACCCCTTCCCATGCCACAGCCTGTGACTGTTGACTGGCGGCTAAAGCATTATTCCCTGGAGCGCACCAGGCCAGCATTCCGGCGGATAGCACAGCGTAAGCaactggaggaagagatgcagagGGAAGAATCTAAGCGAAGCACCCGTCAGGCAGCAAAGTTCTCCCGGGAGGCATTGGATCCTGTACCAGGCCCCAGCAAAACCGAAGAAACAAGTAGAGGGCATAGATTGGGCAACGGCAGGACGCTTGGCCTTCGGAGGGGCAAGAAATCTGCCATCATCCCACTTCCAGAAGTGACCAGTGACTCGGATTCTGATTTGGAGACTGGCCGCATCAGCCCACCCTTGCCTTCATCATCTCAGAACACCCCTCTGCCATGCCCTCTGAAGGCTGGAGGCACAGTGCCAGAACCAAAGAATAAGGCAGAGAGCCAGTCTCAGCAATGTAGGAAGACTGTCTTGCTGGACTTGGGTTCTGAAGGCAGTGACAATGAGTGCCTTTTGGAATCTGGTGCTGCAAAGTCAAATTCAAACCTGTGTCTCTCCCCTGAGATGCACAGGGATGTGGCAGCCTCCCCTACTGACCCTCCCTCAGAGCTGTGCATCATTGAAGATGAGCAACCCCGCCCCAAGCTTGCACGCCCTGCCATCAGAAGGGTAGTTCGTCAGGGCACCCGGAGGCCTATGTCAGAATCCACAGGCTCATTTCCAACCAAAATAAGGAAGATTCACACCCCTAACACAG AAACCTCTACTACAGACAGAGTTCCCGAACAGACCAACCAGCTATCACCAGACTCTTCGgacctcactccttcctttgaG GATCCAAGTGAATGGAATACTGAGCAAAGACGAGAccaagaagaggagcaagagggagaaaagatccCCTGTCCCATATGCCAAAGACTCTACCCTCTGCAGGAGATTGAG atGCATGCATCAGATTGTGCAGAGTTGGAGGACAGTCAACAGCTGGAATTAAACCAAGGCTCTAGAAGACCaaggagaatgaatgaagaaacagCTACTGCAGTAGTGTCCAGCAGTAACAAGTCCAAAGAATG TAATAAGAAGCAGAAGAGCAAATTGTATAAGGAGATTTTGAACAACCCTGAGGATCTCCAGTTCCATTTCCAGTCCTGCAACAGGATGGAAGAAgcggaagatgatgatgattcacTTTTCCCATCTACTTCCTGTTCTTCATCTGCCGTCCGCCAGACTAACA GGAGGAACGTTAAGGTGCCTGGACAGACACTGACCCAGGAGGTGATCAGGGGCAGGGGAGGAGCATCTCAGGCAGGGAATCTCCTTAGGAATTTGGAAGACAAACCTTCATAG
- the LOC135114822 gene encoding uncharacterized protein LOC135114822 isoform X1, translated as MSERRHRGGTKMQRNAENKRDQYRKKQEEIDNRLREAGMYEDGLSQETKAQLLQFLEESRESARLEEEERQILQRKEQRIMAETLSKSSMQKESGGSSSRCRRVEMDVEEAVVVSRSAARHIRQKAEPGPSATPRSSVASVNKSTSDHVARLHKQAEDEDEDLVLLPQEEVDDPECQVIKTSNESPSREMEPLKIGKRKSLESVEEITPTPSSQPCPSPVIISPLIGKSRTTSTNTITSTVMSDDDSDPSTVSPPHKSQKVQEERLPNPRVILVPLSQTISPRKNTISFSEKEHTSPRSYTPTTNNLTLSHTKITSLHSSSLTKKSSPRKSSISSLTNSPNFSEETVIYNSNSSSSCNLSTSVTPSPSKNASAHTSVKKSGTTNFSQNSMTSSIRRNIASYFVEDSNVSRNCTSSVSSSLGASITKPFPSTTTITTSTITTTNTNTNTNTNTTTTTTASDAAAATSTTITTTTSDKEVEEPENSPDGLPESDPDDKITLRTAILRSINVFNPKPVHEVILERKRPFPSEAVDKCYYQGPNESRQQCRSRILALMNDMKVCLQQHQRTLPPLPMPQPVTVDWRLKHYSLERTRPAFRRIAQRKQLEEEMQREESKRSTRQAAKFSREALDPVPGPSKTEETSRGHRLGNGRTLGLRRGKKSAIIPLPEVTSDSDSDLETGRISPPLPSSSQNTPLPCPLKAGGTVPEPKNKAESQSQQCRKTVLLDLGSEGSDNECLLESGAAKSNSNLCLSPEMHRDVAASPTDPPSELCIIEDEQPRPKLARPAIRRVVRQGTRRPMSESTGSFPTKIRKIHTPNTETSTTDRVPEQTNQLSPDSSDLTPSFEDPSEWNTEQRRDQEEEQEGEKIPCPICQRLYPLQEIEMHASDCAELEDSQQLELNQGSRRPRRMNEETATAVVSSSNKSKECNKKQKSKLYKEILNNPEDLQFHFQSCNRMEEAEDDDDSLFPSTSCSSSAVRQTNRRNVKVPGQTLTQEVIRGRGGASQAGNLLRNLEDKPS; from the exons tgaaagaagacatcgGGGAGGCACCAAGATGCAGAGGAATGCTGAGAATAAGCGGGACCAGTAcagaaagaaacaggaggagataGACAATCGGctgagag AGGCAGGCATGTATGAGGATGGCCTCAGCCAGGAGACAAAGGCTCAGCTGCTGCAGTTCCTGGAAGAATCACGTGAATCAGCACgcctggaagaggaagaaaggcaaaTCCTCCAAAGGAAGGAGCAGAGGATAATGGCTGAGACTCTCAGTAAATCCTCCATGCAAAag GaaagtggtggtagcagcagcaggtgtaGGAGGGTGGAGATGGATGTAGAAGAGGCAGTTGTAGTAAGCAGATCAGCAGCTCGACACATACGACAAAAGGCTGAACCAGGTCCTTCAGCAACTCCTAGGTCAAGTGTAGCATCAGTCAACAAGTCCACAAGTGACCACGTAGCCAGACTGCACAAACAGGCCGAGGACGAGGATGAAGATCTTGTCCTTCTGCCACAAGAGGAGGTGGATGATCCTGAGTGTCAGGTTATCAAGACCAGTAATGAATCCCCCAGCAGAGAAATGGAACCCCTTAAGATAGGCAAGAGAAAGAGCCTTGAAAGTGTTGAAGAAATCACTCCCACTCCTTCTAGCCAGCCATGCCCTTCCCCAGTGATAATTTCCCCCCTCATTGGCAAGAGCAGAACGACCTCCACtaacaccatcacctccacagtGATGTCGGATGATGATAGTGACCCAAGCACGGTGTCACCACCACATAAATCCCAAAAGGTACAAGAGGAAAGACTTCCGAACCCTCGTGTAATTCTGGTTCCCCTCAGTCAGACCATTTCCCCAAGGAAGAATACCATCTCATTCTCTGAGAAAGAGCATACATCACCTAGGAGTTATACACCAACTACAAACAATCTtactctctctcatacaaagaTTACTTCTCTTCACAGTTCCTCTCTAACTAAAAAATCTTCCCCACGAAAGAGTTCCATTTCATCCCTTACGAATTCACCTAATTTCTCTGAAGAGACGGTCATCTATAACtcaaactcttcctcctcttgtaatTTGTCTACTTCAgtcactccttctccttcaaaAAATGCCAGTGCTCATACCTCAGTAAAGAAGTCAGGCACTACCAACTTCTCACAGAACTCAATGACATCCTCTATCAGGAGGAACATAGCTTCATATTTTGTGGAGGATTCCAACGTTTCCAGGAATTGTACATCATCTGTCAGTTCATCTTTGGGAGCATCTATCACCAAGccctttccttccaccaccaccatcaccaccagtaccattaccactaccaataCCAATACCAATACCAAtacgaataccaccaccactaccactgcaagtgatgctgctgctgctacctcaacaaccatcaccactaccacatcagACAAGGAGGTTGAGGAGCCAGAAAATTCTCCAGATGGTTTACCAGAGTCTGACCCGGATGATAAGATCACCCTGCGTACTGCCATACTGCGCAGTATCAATGTCTTCAACCCCAAACCAGTCCATGAAGTGATCCTTGAGCGAAAACGACCCTTCCCTTCAGAGGCAGTTGATAAATGCTATTATCAGGGCCCTAATGAGTCTCGACAGCAGTGCAGGAGCAGAATCCTTGCTTTAATGAATGATATGAAGGTTTGTTTGCAACAACATCAGCGCACTCTCCCACCCCTTCCCATGCCACAGCCTGTGACTGTTGACTGGCGGCTAAAGCATTATTCCCTGGAGCGCACCAGGCCAGCATTCCGGCGGATAGCACAGCGTAAGCaactggaggaagagatgcagagGGAAGAATCTAAGCGAAGCACCCGTCAGGCAGCAAAGTTCTCCCGGGAGGCATTGGATCCTGTACCAGGCCCCAGCAAAACCGAAGAAACAAGTAGAGGGCATAGATTGGGCAACGGCAGGACGCTTGGCCTTCGGAGGGGCAAGAAATCTGCCATCATCCCACTTCCAGAAGTGACCAGTGACTCGGATTCTGATTTGGAGACTGGCCGCATCAGCCCACCCTTGCCTTCATCATCTCAGAACACCCCTCTGCCATGCCCTCTGAAGGCTGGAGGCACAGTGCCAGAACCAAAGAATAAGGCAGAGAGCCAGTCTCAGCAATGTAGGAAGACTGTCTTGCTGGACTTGGGTTCTGAAGGCAGTGACAATGAGTGCCTTTTGGAATCTGGTGCTGCAAAGTCAAATTCAAACCTGTGTCTCTCCCCTGAGATGCACAGGGATGTGGCAGCCTCCCCTACTGACCCTCCCTCAGAGCTGTGCATCATTGAAGATGAGCAACCCCGCCCCAAGCTTGCACGCCCTGCCATCAGAAGGGTAGTTCGTCAGGGCACCCGGAGGCCTATGTCAGAATCCACAGGCTCATTTCCAACCAAAATAAGGAAGATTCACACCCCTAACACAG AAACCTCTACTACAGACAGAGTTCCCGAACAGACCAACCAGCTATCACCAGACTCTTCGgacctcactccttcctttgaG GATCCAAGTGAATGGAATACTGAGCAAAGACGAGAccaagaagaggagcaagagggagaaaagatccCCTGTCCCATATGCCAAAGACTCTACCCTCTGCAGGAGATTGAG atGCATGCATCAGATTGTGCAGAGTTGGAGGACAGTCAACAGCTGGAATTAAACCAAGGCTCTAGAAGACCaaggagaatgaatgaagaaacagCTACTGCAGTAGTGTCCAGCAGTAACAAGTCCAAAGAATG TAATAAGAAGCAGAAGAGCAAATTGTATAAGGAGATTTTGAACAACCCTGAGGATCTCCAGTTCCATTTCCAGTCCTGCAACAGGATGGAAGAAgcggaagatgatgatgattcacTTTTCCCATCTACTTCCTGTTCTTCATCTGCCGTCCGCCAGACTAACA GGAGGAACGTTAAGGTGCCTGGACAGACACTGACCCAGGAGGTGATCAGGGGCAGGGGAGGAGCATCTCAGGCAGGGAATCTCCTTAGGAATTTGGAAGACAAACCTTCATAG